The following DNA comes from Magnetofaba australis IT-1.
GGCCTGAACAAGGGGGAATCCCACCATGCTCTGAAAAACGCCTTGCGGATAGGCCGTCAGGGGGAAATTCGGGACCGGACGAGCGAAGGTCAACATTACCGCATGGCGGGTCTGAATTTGCTCGCAGCAATCGTGATTTACTGGAATACAGCCCGATTGGGAGAAGCTGTGGCGCAAAGAAAACGCACCGGGTTGCCGGTTCCACCCGAACTCCTGGCGCACATCTCGCCTCTCGGGTGGTCCCATATCCTGCTCACGGGTGAATACAGATGGCCAAAAAGACGGTGAGCAATCCTTAGCGTGTCATTTCGCCCCCTACCGGATCAGACCCCGGCCAGCTAACTGATATTTTGGTATGGGCGGCTGTCATGTTCCCGCTGAACCAGCACAGAACTGCGTCGGCGCGTGCAAATCGGCTTGAACAAGGGCGAGGCCAAGAACGCTCTTGCCCGCGCCGTTTTCCTGAACCGGCTTGGTGAAATTCGCGACCGCAGTTTTGAGAACCAGCGCTACCGTGCAAACGGCCTCAATTTGGTAGTGGCGGCCATCATCCTGTGGAACACGGTCTATCTGGAGCACGCAGTCCAGGCGCTGCGCGACTCGGGCAGGAAAATCGACGAACAGTTACTATCGCATCTTTCTCCGCTTGGCTGGGAGCACATCAACCTCACCGGCGACTACATTTGGCGGCAGAACAAGCAGGTTGAGCAAGGCAAGTTCCGGCCACTACGAATACCCAGCGAGGCTTAGCGTACGATTTTTTCCGTTTCGTGAGCTGACCCCGAATACTCCATCTCAGATCTGGCCGAGCTCTTTTCAGTTTCGCGAGCAACTATCTATCGGACCCTTAAAAGAACCCCTGTCTGAGTTTTTTTGCAACAGAGCCCTCAGATCGATACCACCACGGCAAGTGGACGGCTGATTTTCGGGATCTTCGCCACACTGGCGGATTTTGAGCGGGAGTTGATCCGGGAGCGGACCATGGCGGGACTCTCCGCCGCCCGCGCCAGAGGACGGAAGGGCGGGAGAAAATTTGCGCTGACCAAAGCCCAGGTGCGCTTGGCGCAAGCGGCTATGGCGAATCGGGACACTTCTGTTGCGGAGCTCTGTAAGGAGCTCGGAGTGAAGCCGGTGACGCTCTATCGCTACGTGGGACCCGGTGGCGAGCTGAGGAGTCACGGCAAACGCGTGCTCAACCCTTAGCGTAGGATCTGACACTCAGCCGGAACAGACCCCGTCGATGAAGGAAGATGAGGTTGAAGTGGTCCTGCTCCGAGCTCAGGAGGCCTATCCGGAAGCTAAGCCGCGGCTGATCTCAGACAATGGGCCGCAGTTCGTTGCCAACGATTTTAAGGCGTTCATCCGGGAATCCGGCATGACGCATGTGAGGACTTCGCCTTACTATCCGCAGAGCAACGGAAAGCTGGAGCGTTTTCACGGTAGTTTGAAGCGTGAGTGCATTCGGCCTCAGACGCCATTATCGCTGGAAGATGCCCAACGGGTTGTGGGAAAGTACGTCGAGCATTACAACACCCGGCGGCTCCATAGCGCCATCGACTACGTCACCCCACAGGATCGCCTGGAAGGGCGGCATGTGCAGATCCTGGCCGAACGAGATGAAAAGCTTGAGGCGGCCAGAGAACGGCGTCGGACGACGCACCAAAAGCAGTCTTTTCAGCCATCCCAAAAAATGGCTGAAAAGGCGAACGGCTAACTGATATTTTGGCTTAGGCGGTTGTCATGTTTCCGCTGAACCAGCACACATCAACTTCGGGAGAACCAAATCCGCTGATAGCCCTGCCAGATCAACTCAGTGTCAGATCCCCTGTGGTGGGTTTGGTACCTTTATGCAGACGGACCCAGGATACGCCACCTGATCACTTCTCGCTCATACACAACTTTCGATCATAGCTCATCGGAATACGCAGCTGACCCCTCTTTGCGCATTAACGATACGTTTTTATCAGAAACCCCTTAATACCGAGCGCAGTCATGCTTTCAGCCGCCAAATCCGCCTCTGGACGGGATTCAAAAGGACCTGCTAAAGCACAGTAAAGTGTTGAACTTGTTCTTCTTACAGTACGTTGATAAACAGGCAGGCTACGGGCTTGGACTTTGGCCAAAATTTTGTGCGAACTCTGCTCGGAGCCATAGCAGCCAATCGCAATATAGTACCCGACCTGCTCACTGGCTGGAGGTGGCGCATACGCCACCAGTTTGGTTATTGGTTTGGTTTTTTGGCCAAGTCTGACGACAGAGCTTGTTTTGTCAACAGGCTTTGCTGGTTTGACAACAGGCGTTTGTGATGATGCGCCCGCCTCTTTCACTGGGGATGACGCAGGAGCAGCAGGTGCTGAGACTGCTTTTGAAATAGGAGTCTGATTGTTTGATACAGCAGGGGAGCCCATTGTAGTTAGAGAGGAAAAATCGATCTTTGGCGGCGCTTTTTGTGTCTCCACACGCATAGAAAACTCCGGATACCGCTCGGTCCAATAAGCGACATTATCCGGTTTTTTGAGAAGATGCGCCATCAACAGACGCACCTGATCATGCGCTTTGATCAAACTTAGCTCATTGGACTCGGCAGTGTATTCCTTACCGAGATCTTGCGCCCATTGCGCCGCCAGTTTTGGCATTTCGCTCAGGTCGTTTTGGCCGATCTGTTTCCCACGCAGTGTAAAACTGTCGCCTAGGGAGCGATCCCCGACGCTGCCTAAAAGCGCGCCAACCGCAATCAACCAACGCGCGTGTTTTAAGCTCCCTAGACCATAGATGCGGGATACGATCGTTTCAACTCGTTGCAGTTCCGCTTTGGCGCCGCCTGAAGCGCCGGTTCTGGCTTTCAGTATAGCGCCCATGGTCGCCGCTTCCATCCAAAAGGCGTTCTCTTCTGCGCTCATTTGCGTGTGCCCCCCGCCCACATCCGCCAATGCGGCGGCCATCGACTGCATGGCCTCGTCCATGCGGTTAAGGCGAGCGAAAAGTAGAGCGTTGAGAAACTTTAACCGGGCTCTCTGTAACCGCGTGGCGTTGGGTTGGCGACCAGACCAACCACCCTCAAGCGCTTGAATTTCTGTTTGCGCTTCTCCCAACTGGCCACGCGCTAGCAATATTTCGATATTGAGCAGACGCGCGGCGATGGACTCGGCGTGAAATGGTCCCAACTGCTCCGTTAATTCAGGAATAGACTGGTTCATCAGTACTGTTGCGCTCGCGAGAGCTGAACCACGGGTTAAAACCGTCTGGGCCAGACCGGAGCGGGCGCGCGCCAGGCCTAAATTCATGCGCTTGACCCAACTGGCCGTCAAGCGCGGTTTGGCGCGTTGTTGTACCAGCAAGGCATTGAATTTACGTGTGGCGAGTTCATAGCGCTCATAGGCTAGATCAATCTCGGAGACTTGTGTGGTGAGCGCCATGATGCGCGCATAGTTCGGCGGTTTGCTGAAAGTGGCCAGTTTGAGCGCGCGCTCTAAGTAGGGTTCGGCCAGCTCAAAACGCCCCTGCGCCAAGTAGAGATCGCCGATCTCTTGAAGCAGTGTGATCTGATCTTCTTTGCTCGAAGCGCTATCCAGAGCGATTTGCCGAAGTTCAACCAAAGCTTCGCGCAATCGCGGGCTTTCGGCTTGAGCTGGGTTTAGCAAAACTGCAAACGCCAATGCGCAGCAGAGCGTCACAAGCATCTGGAATGTATGAAAATGGGACGATTTCATGAAAAATTCTGTATTTTCCGCAGCGTTCCGAGCATCGCCATCAAGCGTCTCCCCTCCTCACGACTGATGTGGCGCGCATAGACAGCATCCAGAATTCGGCCAATGCCACGCTCAAAATCCTCTGCGCTGCATAGCGTCGGGATTTCAACTCGTTGGGAGAGTTTCTGCTCCTGTCGCACAGGAGCCGGGCCGTGCTCCAGTTGTTCCACACACTGTTGTAGGGCGGTTTGATCCCCCTGGGCGGCGCGCCCCATGGCCAGTTGCCGCGCACGGTCCAAAAAAGCGTCTCCCGCTTTGCGCACCCAACTGCCATGGGCGTTGCGACGCCGAATGGGGTTGCCGCGTTTGGCGTTTTGAGCTGATTTGACAAACGGGTTTTCCATCATCGTGCCTACCTTCGGTTCTCGGCAGAGCCAGTATTTTGCAGACCACACAATGGTTCGCCCGTCTGTCTATCCGCCAATTCAGCGCTTGAAAAATTGATTCAACGCACTGTAGAAGGCCGGATCGTCCGAGCTGTCGCGCGGGGGGCGACTCTGCACGCCGCCGCCCGCACTCTGTGGCCTGTCCGCAACGGGCGGCGCCGCGCTCTCAATCTCCTCCCGCCTGTCCACTTCATGCCCGGCAGGCGTTTGCTCCGCCGCAGCTTCGGGTTCAGTGGGCATGACCGCCGGGGGCTTTGCTACATTGATGCGCGTTTTGCTGCTCTCTTTGGCGTGCATAGAGTTGCGCGCGCGCTGCGCCAATATGGGTTTGGGTTGCTCCTGTGGGCTTTGTTGTGCCTGGACTGGGGGCTGCGCAACCTGCTGATCAGTCCCAAGCCCCGGCTTATGGGGGGAACTGGACTGCAATATGCGTGCAAGTTTGAGGAATCCCACATCCATTCCAGACAGATCCTCCGCGTTTACAAAGCCTTGGGATTTCAAGTTCGACAGCGTCTTAGCCATAGCGCTGACCACACGGATTACTTCGGAATCGGTGATTGGGGCGCCGCCGCGCAATTTGTTACTCAGCCACGCCACATCGTGGGAAAATTGTTCCGCCAACTGCGTGTTGCAGTCGGCAATCTTGGGTTGTAAAAACGCCAGGAGTTTCAGCATGCCGGTCTCCATGGCGCTGAGCGGCGCCGCCTCTTGCTGAGGCGTTGGCATGCTGGCCGGGCGCGTATCATCCGGGGCTTGCAGAGCGGGATCCGAACTGGGCGCGGCTAACATCTCGCCTGGCGGATCATCGGCGTCCGGCAATGGGATGCTGGGAGCGTCAGCGGCGACTTTTTTCGGCTCTGGCGGTGGCGACCAACTGGAGCGTTTAGCGCGGCGCACGACGGGTTCGCCAGCCCCTATTTCGGAAGCTTCTGCAATAGGGGCGCTCTGAGGGCTGGGTGACGGCGCTGATTTACTGGGGAGCAGTTGCGCGCTTACCGCGTGACACAGCGCGTCGACGAAACGCGTTCCCTCTTGCTCCACCAAGGTAGTGACCGCGTCTACATCCATCGATTGGGGCGCATGTTGGGATATCTTGCGTAGATTGCCGCCAATTTGCTCAGCAAGCGCCTGAAACCATTGATGGCTTTGAGACTGAATCCACTCTGCCAAAGCACGGTTCAGCGCATCGGCCTGCTGCGACCATTCGAGACTCTCTGCTTGTGGGGGCGAACTATCGCCATTCCCGCTCATGGTAAAATCCTTTGTAGAGTGTTCGCTAGCATCGCAATACGAAGAGATGAACATTGCAGCGCATAGGCGGCAGACAATAGCGACCGGTCAATTTTACGCTTTAAAAAGTAAATTGGTTGAAGATCTCCTGCATGACCAATAGTCCAAAGCGAGAGGTGTCTTCGGTTATGGTCAACATGACATGGTTCCCCTGCACGCGCACGATTCGACAGGGGAATCCGGGTTCATCGATAAACCTGCTCAAGTGAAAAACGCCGTGCGCATTGGCTTGTAAACCATGCTGACCATTGTGGATAACCATCTGCACGCCGGTAATGCTGATATCCTCTGTTTCGCCTTGTAGCACCCACCCCTCTTCGGTAATCAATTCCGCTTGCGAAACATGTGCCGAGCGCTCAGCCTGCCGTCCAGAGTATTGCGGTTCGCTGGCGCGCGTCAGAGACTCGGGGGCGCCTGGCGCCTGGAACATGGTGTTGCGGGATCTGGGTGCGACGGTTTTGCGTGGCGTGATATTGCGTGTAGAGCGCACCACTTGTTGGCCATAACGGGGGTGAATCTCCTGTGGCGAGGGTGCAAGCGGCTGGGGCGCTCTAGCCTCTGCCAAAGAGGGCGCGCTCTGCGGTGCGTTAAAGAGCCCGGCCAGTTCCGGCGGCAGATCCAGAGCCTCTAGCTGTGCGGACATTGGCGGCTCGGACTGCGGCGAGTCCAGATGTTGCACAGTGGGCGGTGCGCTCGGACGGTCGATGGTTTCAGGCTGGGGGGCGGGTATCATTTCCCTGGGGTTAGTGGGATTTTCCAACGAATCAGGGGCATGGCTGAGGGGGGGCGCCGTCTGTGCCGTAGGCTCGGCGGACGCAGCAAACTCAAAGTGATCGATCTCTTGCCCATCGGCGGACGACGCTTCCAGGGCCGAGGGCGTCTCATTTTGTCGCGTTACGCGGGTGCCCGGCTCAAAGTGCAAAGAGACATCCACGGACATGCGCGCATCTTCAACTTTCGACTTTAACTGTTTGATCCGGTTATGCAGTTGGCTCAGTTGCTGTAGGGTATGTTCCGGACCCTCATCGCTGGTGGGACTTTCATTCAATTCGTTGGTGACACGCGTGATCTGATCCACCTCATTTTCAATCTGCGTGTGAAGTTGCGCGCCGCTCATGGACTCCCAG
Coding sequences within:
- a CDS encoding SPOR domain-containing protein, with amino-acid sequence MKSSHFHTFQMLVTLCCALAFAVLLNPAQAESPRLREALVELRQIALDSASSKEDQITLLQEIGDLYLAQGRFELAEPYLERALKLATFSKPPNYARIMALTTQVSEIDLAYERYELATRKFNALLVQQRAKPRLTASWVKRMNLGLARARSGLAQTVLTRGSALASATVLMNQSIPELTEQLGPFHAESIAARLLNIEILLARGQLGEAQTEIQALEGGWSGRQPNATRLQRARLKFLNALLFARLNRMDEAMQSMAAALADVGGGHTQMSAEENAFWMEAATMGAILKARTGASGGAKAELQRVETIVSRIYGLGSLKHARWLIAVGALLGSVGDRSLGDSFTLRGKQIGQNDLSEMPKLAAQWAQDLGKEYTAESNELSLIKAHDQVRLLMAHLLKKPDNVAYWTERYPEFSMRVETQKAPPKIDFSSLTTMGSPAVSNNQTPISKAVSAPAAPASSPVKEAGASSQTPVVKPAKPVDKTSSVVRLGQKTKPITKLVAYAPPPASEQVGYYIAIGCYGSEQSSHKILAKVQARSLPVYQRTVRRTSSTLYCALAGPFESRPEADLAAESMTALGIKGFLIKTYR
- a CDS encoding integrase core domain-containing protein, which produces MKEDEVEVVLLRAQEAYPEAKPRLISDNGPQFVANDFKAFIRESGMTHVRTSPYYPQSNGKLERFHGSLKRECIRPQTPLSLEDAQRVVGKYVEHYNTRRLHSAIDYVTPQDRLEGRHVQILAERDEKLEAARERRRTTHQKQSFQPSQKMAEKANG
- a CDS encoding Tn3 family transposase — its product is NELAVALREVGRIERTLFIIDWVLDADMQRRAQIGLNKGESHHALKNALRIGRQGEIRDRTSEGQHYRMAGLNLLAAIVIYWNTARLGEAVAQRKRTGLPVPPELLAHISPLGWSHILLTGEYRWPKRR